A section of the Caldanaerobius polysaccharolyticus DSM 13641 genome encodes:
- a CDS encoding transposase: MTTIPGIGDVLAAGLVAEIGDVKRFKNECAVAKFAGLVWNKYQSGNFSAEDTSLAKKFSFIIIQYMVGCPFGNL; the protein is encoded by the coding sequence CTGACTACTATTCCAGGCATCGGCGATGTATTAGCCGCAGGCCTTGTGGCTGAGATTGGTGATGTTAAGCGGTTTAAAAATGAATGCGCTGTAGCCAAATTTGCAGGCCTTGTGTGGAATAAATATCAATCTGGCAACTTTAGTGCTGAAGACACCTCTTTAGCTAAGAAGTTTTCTTTCATTATTATCCAATACATGGTGGGTTGTCCTTTTGGGAATTTATGA
- a CDS encoding AAA family ATPase, with product MNDKHVSRVKSIKLCRFRGFVNDTPIELNTDADIVLLTGPNGFGKTSFVDALCLLLNRHYYSERLPLSSCNGENHGETYIEAVVKYAENESDTVKVTVGENSKKQPEIVPLENSWIGGISKELAARCSFFYQDLLSKLFEEEDAQVGLLEFLSPKPENVQKAQDAVRQALKQWKADSDNILKSFAQKDFPSEGDINEKRKKAVVAFRDAWNEMVKAARTEMQITLPERDRNWLFLINSENLRAGWQNELRSWGAECLDLLMPNGKQLGTDEKPSVVLHFIEEAMSQLRYKVINQMAGSREKLKLLLDDIPNDAQVFPPSNWPEKEKEISGLSKEVRKLEMQLTLFEKLERHFDNPKGPNLVEVLTALRDQGKMWLEVPEVSPDISPPLSIIEWLRKIGIDDLDRLIDRLEEWQSRIGQKRFELQQRVFDKQKEMQNQSMLLEKSKKIFYLLEQTGLNSELKDFKNSDTPIPSSILKERMSSFTVQPS from the coding sequence GTGAACGATAAACATGTATCGCGTGTAAAGTCGATAAAACTTTGCAGGTTTAGGGGGTTTGTAAATGACACCCCGATTGAATTAAATACCGACGCTGATATTGTGTTGCTGACGGGCCCCAATGGTTTCGGCAAAACGAGTTTTGTCGATGCGCTTTGCCTTTTATTGAATCGTCATTATTATTCAGAAAGGTTACCATTATCTTCGTGCAATGGGGAAAATCATGGTGAAACTTATATTGAGGCAGTTGTTAAATATGCTGAAAACGAAAGCGATACTGTGAAGGTGACTGTCGGGGAAAATTCGAAAAAACAACCTGAGATTGTACCTTTGGAAAACTCATGGATCGGCGGTATTTCAAAGGAATTGGCTGCACGTTGCAGTTTTTTTTACCAGGACCTCTTGAGCAAACTTTTTGAAGAGGAGGATGCTCAGGTTGGACTTTTAGAATTTCTCAGCCCAAAACCTGAAAATGTACAGAAAGCCCAGGATGCGGTGAGACAAGCGCTGAAACAATGGAAGGCTGATTCTGACAATATATTGAAAAGTTTTGCTCAAAAGGATTTTCCCAGTGAAGGTGATATCAATGAAAAGAGAAAAAAGGCGGTGGTTGCTTTCAGAGACGCATGGAATGAAATGGTAAAAGCAGCACGGACGGAAATGCAGATTACACTTCCTGAAAGGGATAGGAATTGGTTATTTTTGATAAATTCAGAGAATCTGCGAGCAGGATGGCAGAATGAGTTGAGAAGTTGGGGTGCGGAATGTTTGGATTTGCTTATGCCTAATGGAAAGCAGCTTGGTACAGATGAAAAGCCTTCTGTAGTCTTACATTTTATAGAAGAAGCTATGTCTCAATTACGGTATAAAGTAATAAATCAAATGGCTGGATCTAGAGAGAAGCTCAAGTTGCTTCTAGATGATATACCTAACGATGCTCAGGTGTTTCCACCTAGTAATTGGCCTGAAAAGGAAAAGGAAATAAGCGGGTTATCGAAGGAAGTCCGTAAGCTGGAGATGCAACTAACATTGTTTGAAAAACTGGAACGGCACTTTGATAACCCAAAAGGACCGAATCTGGTGGAAGTTTTGACGGCTCTGCGAGATCAAGGTAAAATGTGGCTTGAAGTGCCCGAAGTCAGTCCGGATATTAGTCCGCCTTTATCTATTATCGAATGGCTCCGAAAGATTGGGATAGATGATCTTGACAGGCTAATTGATCGGCTTGAGGAATGGCAGTCGCGTATCGGTCAAAAACGCTTTGAACTTCAACAAAGGGTTTTTGACAAGCAGAAGGAAATGCAAAATCAGAGTATGCTTTTAGAGAAATCAAAAAAAATCTTTTATTTGTTGGAGCAAACCGGATTAAATTCCGAATTAAAGGACTTTAAAAATAGCGATACACCTATACCTTCTTCTATCTTAAAAGAAAGAATGTCATCTTTTACAGTTCAACCGAGCTAA
- a CDS encoding DUF7309 domain-containing protein: MGKKATLDEWRELYKVASEVKELRPWEHLWDMDLITILHPAMSEPVYCSVMGKSGECFCIASYYGFEAFNRLMAMIQRDDIPPEQVIRFQEDNVIICFFGDREELFKEELQIIKDLGLKFRGKNNWIYFRSFKKGYSPYILDEDEVLKETEILKNLYMALQAYIEGKIKVNFGKGMTLLRRYDEETKQWLNCEAPLFSVPPAYKKVFLKDEVSISRLNKQQTINSILELDIAYVQGSIKDKKYERPLSIRICVLADSRTGIVLDQKLLSPKDDEISEILRMIIDYILQTGKPKRVYVRDEYIRSIIEDICNNINIELKIRGRLNAIDNFIKILEQRGF; encoded by the coding sequence ATGGGTAAAAAAGCAACTTTAGATGAGTGGCGAGAACTTTATAAAGTAGCTTCTGAAGTTAAAGAATTAAGGCCATGGGAGCATTTGTGGGATATGGATTTAATAACTATACTTCACCCTGCTATGAGTGAACCTGTTTATTGTAGTGTAATGGGAAAGAGCGGAGAGTGTTTTTGTATTGCAAGTTATTATGGCTTTGAAGCGTTTAATAGGCTTATGGCAATGATTCAAAGAGATGATATTCCACCTGAGCAGGTAATAAGGTTTCAAGAGGATAATGTTATTATCTGTTTTTTTGGTGACAGGGAAGAATTGTTTAAGGAAGAACTACAGATTATCAAAGATTTGGGGTTAAAATTTAGAGGGAAAAATAACTGGATTTACTTTCGCTCATTTAAAAAAGGTTATTCGCCATATATTTTAGATGAAGATGAAGTATTAAAAGAAACAGAAATTTTGAAAAATTTATACATGGCTCTTCAGGCATATATAGAAGGTAAAATTAAAGTGAACTTTGGAAAAGGCATGACATTGCTTCGTAGATATGATGAGGAAACGAAGCAATGGCTTAATTGTGAAGCGCCGCTTTTCTCAGTACCTCCTGCCTATAAAAAAGTGTTTTTAAAAGACGAGGTGTCAATTTCTAGGCTTAATAAACAGCAAACTATAAATAGCATATTGGAATTAGATATAGCTTATGTGCAAGGGAGCATAAAAGATAAAAAATATGAAAGGCCACTATCTATTAGAATATGTGTTTTGGCTGACTCTAGAACGGGAATTGTGCTTGATCAAAAGTTACTTTCTCCAAAAGATGATGAGATATCTGAAATTTTGAGAATGATTATTGACTATATTTTACAAACTGGAAAACCCAAAAGGGTTTATGTAAGAGATGAATACATAAGGAGCATAATAGAAGATATATGCAATAATATCAATATAGAGTTGAAAATTAGGGGACGTTTAAATGCCATTGATAACTTTATAAAAATTTTAGAGCAGAGAGGATTTTAA
- a CDS encoding SIR2 family NAD-dependent protein deacylase — translation MPFIGAGVSYEAKHRGGITGLTKTNKMQNRVFEALKEKCASQKCCKSCVVKKEVCNEESRDKHNISFDKVCELWEWSCSENHQIETCRRFELIYDILKIPEFANVEPTDAHYYIAFLAREGLIDEVITTNYDTCMEQAYCNTFGLKYPLTGDDSPALVIDTLSEYRDKAGRKFTSGPKPRRCLKVYKINGCAGKLPSKQDHAQNGQCKCKSILLTERDLQHWRHRSWARDLFRDRMRSRTLLFSGFGSDEPQVRFTVMQVCEEFALQEQDSTQSGTNSNDEVWTKPNAPFIAAYENELTFSQTQILHAFAHYSNASISPKDLNANSFLGSDIEFFDSKDSSGTQVLEADIFWKRVFQAAFWRLLRKECRRDGAAASFLSLSLPCASALMVEVLDWLAPENNSGFSFGRFPEMLDLKEGERRVIPLMRWVERVRGIQPEVKEGLYSNLIENSVLIMIVLMLIYLLLLNDSYEPNSDITWQLLNNMIGDKDGPLGLYIDTSHIFSGANIRLYIIHRDAASYLPQRILWSEDKKISTAIQIVVGDWQASTRRIWLVNKKNDDIKVVTVRQISFLQLLGHAHNVREAKKTFHDNLRKTFLLTDEGRRRVRLRTESL, via the coding sequence GTGCCGTTTATCGGTGCGGGTGTTTCTTACGAAGCTAAACATCGTGGAGGAATCACTGGCCTCACGAAAACGAATAAAATGCAAAATCGCGTTTTTGAAGCTTTGAAAGAAAAATGCGCAAGTCAAAAATGTTGTAAATCATGTGTAGTTAAAAAAGAAGTGTGTAATGAGGAGAGTAGGGACAAACACAATATATCCTTTGATAAAGTCTGTGAGCTTTGGGAGTGGTCCTGCTCAGAAAATCATCAGATCGAGACATGTAGGAGATTTGAGCTAATCTACGACATTTTAAAGATCCCTGAATTTGCAAATGTAGAGCCTACCGATGCTCACTATTACATTGCATTTCTTGCGAGGGAAGGACTTATAGACGAAGTAATTACCACCAATTACGATACGTGTATGGAACAAGCTTATTGTAATACTTTTGGATTGAAATATCCCTTGACGGGAGATGATTCTCCGGCTTTGGTGATAGATACACTCTCAGAATATCGTGACAAGGCAGGAAGAAAATTTACAAGTGGGCCAAAACCACGGCGGTGTCTTAAGGTTTATAAAATAAACGGATGTGCCGGAAAGCTGCCTTCGAAGCAAGATCATGCTCAGAATGGACAATGTAAATGTAAAAGTATTCTTTTGACCGAAAGAGATCTGCAGCACTGGCGACATCGCAGCTGGGCAAGGGATCTTTTCCGCGATCGAATGCGTTCGCGCACCCTTCTTTTCTCCGGTTTTGGCAGTGATGAACCGCAGGTACGCTTTACAGTTATGCAGGTCTGTGAGGAGTTTGCTTTGCAAGAGCAGGATAGTACCCAGTCAGGTACAAATAGTAATGACGAAGTTTGGACCAAGCCGAATGCACCTTTTATAGCTGCTTATGAAAATGAGCTTACCTTCAGTCAAACACAAATATTGCACGCCTTTGCTCACTACTCTAATGCATCGATCAGCCCGAAAGACCTCAATGCAAATTCCTTTCTCGGTTCAGATATTGAGTTTTTTGATTCAAAGGATAGTTCAGGTACACAGGTACTGGAAGCCGATATATTCTGGAAGCGCGTTTTCCAGGCAGCTTTTTGGCGACTTTTGAGGAAAGAATGCAGGCGCGATGGTGCTGCTGCGTCCTTTCTCTCGTTGTCATTACCCTGTGCTAGCGCACTTATGGTCGAAGTTCTCGATTGGTTAGCTCCCGAAAATAACTCGGGGTTCAGTTTCGGACGTTTTCCAGAAATGCTTGACTTAAAAGAAGGTGAAAGAAGAGTTATTCCTCTGATGAGATGGGTAGAACGGGTACGTGGAATTCAACCTGAGGTAAAGGAGGGCTTGTACAGCAATCTTATTGAAAATTCAGTGTTAATAATGATTGTGTTAATGTTAATCTATTTATTATTATTAAATGATTCATATGAACCTAATAGTGATATTACCTGGCAGCTACTGAATAACATGATCGGCGATAAGGATGGCCCCTTGGGGCTATATATTGATACGTCCCATATATTTAGTGGTGCAAATATTAGGCTCTACATTATCCATAGAGATGCAGCAAGCTACTTACCTCAAAGAATATTGTGGAGTGAAGACAAGAAAATTAGCACAGCTATACAGATAGTGGTCGGTGATTGGCAGGCAAGTACTCGCAGAATATGGTTGGTTAATAAGAAGAATGATGATATAAAGGTAGTTACGGTTCGCCAGATCTCATTTTTACAGTTGTTAGGACATGCCCATAATGTTCGAGAGGCCAAGAAGACATTTCACGATAATCTTAGGAAGACTTTTCTATTAACTGATGAGGGACGTCGCCGTGTGCGTCTCAGGACGGAATCATTATAG
- a CDS encoding DUF4351 domain-containing protein produces MDEITNDWHSDFYAAIREIFKNEKDKIDIIQEQYLSKEPLRIDVIIVKKNDDYGINKQIARIFKKYNIIEYKSPEDYISIDDYFKGLGYAYIYKSTMNGYEKTNKKVNDIRIEEVTLSFVSNSYPRRLTKFLKEYDRNIEKAEDGIYYVKGEWISIQLVVLKELKNVKENYPVILLSDNVYFGEAFEELLKSINDVKDKDEKIRLLEAAFRVNIKKAVEVFKMYSDRVNEETQEYIIKTLKEANLKIYTEEELKEREEKGIEKGIEKGIGKTLIRLLTRKFGDISSDYKKKIENANERTLTEIVDHIFEINKIEDLDEYLK; encoded by the coding sequence ATGGATGAGATAACCAATGATTGGCATAGTGATTTTTATGCAGCTATCAGAGAGATTTTTAAAAATGAAAAAGATAAAATTGATATAATACAAGAACAGTACCTGTCAAAGGAACCGCTGCGGATAGATGTGATAATAGTCAAGAAGAATGACGACTATGGAATCAATAAACAAATAGCGAGGATCTTTAAAAAGTATAACATCATAGAATATAAATCCCCAGAAGATTATATATCGATAGACGATTATTTTAAAGGATTAGGTTACGCATATATTTACAAATCCACGATGAATGGTTATGAGAAGACCAATAAAAAGGTTAATGACATAAGAATAGAAGAAGTGACATTAAGTTTTGTAAGTAATTCTTATCCGCGGAGATTAACTAAATTTCTGAAAGAGTACGATAGAAATATAGAAAAAGCTGAGGATGGTATATACTATGTAAAAGGCGAATGGATATCAATACAGTTAGTGGTATTAAAAGAGCTGAAGAATGTAAAAGAGAATTATCCTGTAATATTATTGAGCGATAATGTATATTTTGGAGAAGCATTCGAAGAATTACTAAAAAGCATAAATGACGTAAAAGATAAGGATGAGAAGATAAGGTTATTGGAAGCGGCTTTTAGGGTAAATATAAAGAAAGCTGTGGAGGTGTTTAAAATGTACAGCGATAGAGTGAATGAAGAGACCCAGGAGTATATAATAAAGACATTAAAAGAGGCTAATCTCAAAATATATACAGAAGAGGAATTAAAAGAAAGAGAAGAAAAAGGTATTGAAAAGGGCATTGAGAAGGGCATAGGCAAAACCTTAATAAGGCTTTTAACAAGAAAGTTTGGAGACATTTCTTCTGATTACAAAAAGAAGATAGAAAATGCCAATGAACGTACCTTAACTGAAATAGTTGATCACATATTTGAGATCAATAAAATAGAAGATTTGGATGAGTATTTGAAGTAA